One window from the genome of Rariglobus hedericola encodes:
- a CDS encoding RNA polymerase sigma factor yields the protein MAFPDPIPPLASHTPSGLVEHFFRHETGRLHGALVRLLGVNHLSLAEDIAQEALLRALRTWSMGGIPPNPSAWITRVAMNLAKDHLRHRNMSAAKEPAIITHIEQTLPSPAAVASDSSHTIRDDALRLLFVCCHQSIAPDAQVILALKVLCGFSTGEIARAFFASEPAIEKQLTRTKQRIQESNIAFELPEAENLAPRLDGVLAALYLLFNEGYKASSGDRLLREDLCRESIRLTTLLLSHPAGRTPRTHALLALMLLTSARFPSRLDDQGALLRLDEQDRSKWDARLLNEGLQHLASAAQGETASEYHLQAGIAALHCTAPDAASTDWPRILAHYDLLLTLKPSPVIELNRAVAVAHVHGPQAGLDALESIAHSDRLDSLHLFHAVAGELHTRLNNHRAAAESYRRALALAQVGPEQSHLARLLERAEDYA from the coding sequence GTGGCTTTCCCGGACCCCATTCCGCCGCTCGCGTCCCACACGCCGTCGGGCCTCGTGGAGCATTTCTTCCGCCACGAAACCGGACGCCTCCATGGCGCGCTCGTGCGCCTGCTCGGCGTCAACCACCTCTCGCTCGCCGAGGACATCGCGCAGGAAGCCCTTCTTCGCGCCCTGCGCACATGGTCAATGGGCGGCATCCCGCCCAACCCATCCGCGTGGATCACTCGCGTGGCCATGAACCTCGCCAAGGACCACCTGCGCCACCGCAACATGTCGGCCGCCAAGGAACCGGCGATCATCACGCACATCGAGCAGACCCTCCCGTCGCCCGCCGCAGTCGCCAGCGATTCATCACACACGATCCGCGACGACGCCCTGCGCCTCCTATTCGTCTGTTGCCATCAGTCCATCGCGCCCGACGCCCAGGTTATCCTCGCCCTCAAAGTCCTCTGCGGTTTTAGCACCGGCGAAATTGCCCGCGCTTTCTTCGCCAGCGAACCCGCTATCGAGAAACAACTGACCCGCACCAAACAGCGTATCCAGGAATCCAATATCGCCTTCGAACTCCCCGAAGCCGAAAATCTTGCCCCACGTCTCGACGGAGTCCTCGCCGCGCTCTACCTCCTCTTCAACGAGGGCTACAAAGCCTCCTCCGGCGATCGCTTGCTTCGCGAAGACCTCTGCCGCGAATCCATCCGCCTGACCACGCTGCTGCTCTCCCACCCCGCCGGCCGCACGCCGCGCACCCACGCGTTGCTCGCCCTCATGCTGCTCACCAGCGCCCGCTTCCCTTCGCGTCTCGACGACCAAGGCGCACTCCTCCGCCTTGATGAACAGGACCGTTCCAAGTGGGACGCCCGTCTCCTCAACGAAGGTCTCCAACACCTCGCCTCCGCCGCGCAGGGCGAAACCGCCAGCGAATACCACCTCCAAGCCGGCATCGCCGCGCTCCATTGCACCGCGCCCGACGCCGCCTCGACCGACTGGCCGCGCATCCTCGCCCACTACGATCTCCTCCTCACCCTGAAACCGTCGCCCGTGATTGAGCTCAATCGCGCGGTCGCCGTCGCCCACGTCCACGGCCCGCAAGCCGGACTCGACGCGCTTGAATCCATCGCCCACTCGGACCGCCTGGACTCGCTTCATCTATTCCATGCCGTGGCCGGCGAACTCCACACCCGCCTGAACAATCACCGCGCCGCGGCCGAGAGTTATCGCCGCGCCCTCGCCCTTGCCCAAGTCGGCCCCGAACAATCCCATCTCGCCCGCCTACTCGAACGCGCCGAAGACTACGCCTGA
- a CDS encoding YciI family protein — protein sequence METQPYMLLFRNTGPENHQHLSPDQRQQLITRWNAWFEGLLKQGKATEGQPLEAQIHVVSGPAHQRVVDGPFSETKESVGGYVKLRVSGLDEAIAIANAHPGLEYGLVIEVRSMVADCHLGVTTTSEKS from the coding sequence ATGGAAACCCAACCTTACATGCTTCTCTTCCGGAACACCGGCCCGGAGAACCACCAGCACCTCTCGCCCGATCAACGCCAGCAACTCATCACCCGCTGGAACGCCTGGTTCGAAGGCCTCCTGAAGCAGGGTAAAGCCACCGAGGGCCAACCGCTCGAAGCGCAAATCCACGTTGTTTCCGGCCCCGCGCACCAACGCGTCGTGGACGGCCCGTTTTCCGAAACCAAGGAATCCGTCGGCGGCTACGTAAAACTCCGCGTCAGCGGACTCGACGAAGCCATTGCCATCGCGAACGCCCACCCCGGTCTCGAATACGGTCTCGTCATCGAGGTCCGCTCCATGGTGGCCGACTGCCATCTCGGCGTGACCACGACTTCGGAGAAATCCTGA
- a CDS encoding DUF1428 domain-containing protein, with translation MARYVDGFVIPVPKKKLAAYFRIAAKASKIWKEHGALDYVEAAGDDLNIKMCMTFTKGIKTKAGETVVFSYITFKSRAHRDKVNAKVMKDPRVHEMCNPKDMPFDCARMLYGGFKVMVSA, from the coding sequence ATGGCTCGCTACGTAGATGGATTTGTCATTCCCGTTCCGAAGAAAAAACTCGCGGCATATTTCCGCATCGCGGCAAAAGCGTCCAAGATATGGAAGGAGCATGGCGCTTTGGATTATGTGGAGGCGGCGGGCGACGACTTGAATATCAAGATGTGCATGACCTTCACCAAAGGTATCAAAACCAAGGCGGGCGAAACCGTGGTGTTTTCTTACATTACGTTTAAATCGCGCGCCCATCGCGACAAGGTGAACGCCAAGGTCATGAAAGACCCGCGCGTTCATGAGATGTGCAACCCCAAGGATATGCCGTTCGACTGCGCGCGCATGCTTTACGGTGGTTTTAAAGTCATGGTGTCGGCCTGA
- a CDS encoding DoxX family protein — protein sequence MKISRILPVVARWLLGLPLVVFGLNLFFNFIPQPEVQLPEKAAAFAGALAASGYMMPMIGLTQLVVGALLLVNRCVPLALLLFAPFIVNSVAFHVFLEPSGLPMACVFLAVHLYLAWVYRAAWRPLFGKTEV from the coding sequence ATGAAAATCTCACGTATCCTTCCTGTGGTCGCGCGCTGGCTGCTCGGCTTACCGCTGGTGGTCTTTGGACTGAATCTGTTCTTTAATTTTATTCCGCAACCGGAAGTTCAGCTGCCCGAAAAAGCGGCGGCATTTGCCGGAGCACTGGCGGCGAGCGGCTATATGATGCCGATGATCGGACTCACGCAGCTCGTCGTAGGCGCGCTGTTGCTGGTCAACCGGTGCGTGCCGCTGGCGCTGCTGTTGTTTGCCCCGTTCATCGTGAACAGCGTCGCGTTTCACGTTTTCCTAGAGCCGTCCGGCCTTCCGATGGCGTGCGTGTTTCTCGCCGTGCATCTTTACCTCGCGTGGGTTTATCGGGCCGCGTGGCGTCCGCTGTTCGGGAAAACGGAAGTCTGA
- a CDS encoding SRPBCC family protein has translation MLKKILLVAAVLVTVFIVVVAMQPAEFRVARTTVIAASPATVFAKVNDLRTWQEFSPWAKIDPNAKATFAGPQTGTGSSFTWVGNSEVGEGTMTIVESRPHELIRFKLEFVKPFEGTNDAEFTFKPVDAQTEVTWSMSGKNNFFFKAVGLFIDCEKMIGPQFEEGLANLKALSEAPAKP, from the coding sequence ATGCTTAAGAAAATACTCTTGGTCGCGGCTGTGCTTGTGACGGTGTTTATCGTCGTGGTGGCGATGCAGCCCGCCGAATTTCGCGTCGCGCGCACCACGGTGATCGCGGCGTCGCCTGCGACGGTGTTTGCGAAAGTCAACGATCTGCGCACGTGGCAGGAGTTCTCGCCTTGGGCCAAGATTGATCCGAATGCCAAGGCGACGTTTGCGGGACCGCAGACGGGAACAGGTTCGTCGTTTACATGGGTGGGCAATAGCGAGGTGGGCGAGGGCACGATGACCATCGTCGAGAGCCGTCCGCATGAACTGATCCGGTTCAAACTGGAGTTCGTGAAACCATTTGAGGGGACGAACGATGCGGAGTTTACGTTCAAGCCGGTCGATGCTCAAACCGAAGTCACGTGGAGCATGAGCGGGAAGAACAACTTTTTCTTCAAGGCGGTCGGGCTGTTCATCGACTGCGAGAAGATGATCGGGCCGCAGTTCGAGGAGGGGCTGGCGAATCTCAAGGCGTTGTCGGAGGCGCCGGCAAAACCGTGA
- a CDS encoding SRPBCC family protein produces the protein MIHTLERTQFIPAPIERVWLYFSTPENLNALTPPEMHFEILGAPPAMYQGQLIAYRIRVAPSVRVRWLTEIRHVREGAFFVDEQRAGPYRLWYHEHHFTPVDGGVQMTDRVTYALRFGLLGDLVHALWVHRTLHRIFDYRRQAVSRLFNQT, from the coding sequence ATGATCCACACCCTCGAGCGCACTCAGTTCATTCCCGCGCCCATCGAGCGCGTCTGGCTCTACTTCTCTACTCCCGAAAATCTGAATGCTCTCACACCTCCCGAGATGCATTTCGAAATCCTCGGTGCGCCACCCGCCATGTATCAAGGCCAGCTGATCGCCTATCGCATCCGCGTCGCCCCCAGCGTGCGCGTGCGCTGGCTCACCGAAATCCGCCACGTGCGCGAAGGCGCGTTCTTCGTCGATGAACAACGCGCCGGCCCCTACCGGCTCTGGTATCATGAACATCACTTCACGCCGGTTGACGGTGGCGTGCAGATGACCGACCGCGTCACCTACGCCCTCCGCTTCGGACTGCTGGGCGATCTCGTTCACGCCCTGTGGGTGCATCGCACGCTGCATCGCATCTTCGACTACCGTCGGCAGGCCGTCTCCCGACTCTTCAATCAAACGTGA
- a CDS encoding YdeI/OmpD-associated family protein, with protein sequence MPKRTSSVQFISTIIRLDTGMRYHALPVPDDVAATFKSAGVRRLIAVINGHTCRRALQNHADGGSFLIVGGELLKTCGLKLRSTATVSLSPDPTPDALDMPEVFALVLDQDEAALARWETFTIGRQRSLLHYVSSAKQEATQIKRSWELAEKIRTHSLYGDKP encoded by the coding sequence ATGCCGAAACGCACCTCCTCTGTTCAGTTCATATCGACTATTATTCGTCTCGACACCGGTATGCGCTATCACGCGCTGCCGGTGCCGGATGATGTGGCGGCCACGTTTAAATCCGCTGGTGTCCGCCGTCTCATCGCCGTCATCAATGGACACACCTGCAGACGTGCCCTTCAAAACCACGCCGACGGCGGTAGTTTTCTCATCGTCGGCGGCGAATTGCTCAAAACTTGCGGCCTCAAGCTTCGATCCACGGCCACGGTTTCGCTTTCACCCGATCCCACGCCCGACGCACTCGACATGCCGGAAGTCTTTGCGCTCGTTCTTGACCAGGACGAAGCCGCCCTCGCCCGGTGGGAAACCTTCACAATAGGCCGTCAACGTTCGTTGCTGCACTACGTCAGCAGCGCCAAACAAGAGGCCACGCAGATCAAACGCTCTTGGGAGCTTGCGGAAAAAATCCGCACGCACTCCCTCTATGGCGACAAGCCATGA
- the purL gene encoding phosphoribosylformylglycinamidine synthase translates to MLILRGSSALSDFRLNKLLNDLVAAGLPAGAVSAEFVHIAELANDLSPAHREVLEKLLTYGPRRTAATVTGLTQIVSPRPGTISPWSSKATDIAHICGLVDVQRIERVIAYTIDFGSAVLNADEQALLRAKLHDRMTQVIFADLDACDALFSHEQPRAMTSVPVLAEGRAALVAANTSLGLALADDEIDYLVNAFTGLKRDPNDIELMMFAQANSEHCRHKIFNATWDIDGQLQDKSLFQMIKNTYNLHSEGILSAYKDNAAVIAGTVGGRFYVNPTTGEYAAHEEPIHILCKVETHNHPTAISPWAGAATGAGGEIRDEGATGRGSKPKAGLSGFTVSNLKLPGAVQPWEKDNGKPGRIVSALDIMIDGPLGAAAFNNEFGRPNINGYFRTYEQSVPTADGTSELRGYHKPIMLAGGLGNIQEGHIQKGAINPGDHLIVLGGPAMLIGLGGGAASSMASGSGNEDLDFASVQRDNAEMERRCQEVIDRCWALGTDNPISFIHDVGAGGISNALPELVNDGGRGGKFDLRKVPNDEPGMAPHEIWCNESQERYVMAVPPAHIATFKALCERERCPFAIVGTATEEKKLVLTDPHFNNTPIDLPLDVLLGKPPRMHRVANTLARPQHALDLGDITLAEAVRRVLAHPTVADKTFLISIGDRTVTGLIHRDQMVGPWQVPVADCAVTAAAFDVYTGEAMSMGERTPVAVNSAAASARLAVGEALTNLAAAQVGDIGKVNLSANWMAAPALAGDGADLYAAVKAVGMELCPALGITIPVGKDSMSMSTVWKDAATGEQKRVTAPTSLIISAFAAVTDIRLSLTPQLITDAGATELLLIDLGQGKNRMGGSILAQVVSQTGEATPDVDNPYHLKGFWNAIQQLGREQKILAYHDRSDGGLLATIVEMAFAGHTGIDLEVPASHSAFSALFSEELGAVIQVRADDIDYVSGVLRSNGLKTCVSRIGTLNKHHALRVKRAGQEILNENLTVLRDVWSDVTRRIASLRDNPACAEQEHSLRIDRHNPGLTPKVTFDFTSDIAISDASRPAVAILREQGVNGEVEMAAAFTRAGFKAVDVHMTDIIEGRISLRDFRGLAACGGFSYGDVLGAGEGWAKSILFNPRARAEFEAFFAREDTFALGVCNGCQMMSNLHSIIPGAEGWPRFVQNQSERFEARVASVKIEKSPSIFFKGMEGSVLPIAIAHGEGFAEFTSATAADAFSDSGLVSGRFVDNHHKVTQHYPLNPNGSPHGITALTTKTGRVTILMPHPERVFRSVQHSWAPKSWIANSDNSPWLRLFQNARTWVG, encoded by the coding sequence ATGTTGATCCTCCGCGGCTCCTCCGCCCTCTCCGATTTCCGTCTTAACAAATTGCTCAACGACCTCGTCGCCGCCGGGTTGCCCGCGGGCGCCGTTTCCGCCGAGTTCGTCCACATCGCGGAGCTGGCCAACGACCTCTCCCCGGCCCATCGCGAGGTCCTCGAAAAACTCCTCACCTACGGCCCACGCCGCACCGCCGCCACCGTCACCGGCCTCACCCAGATCGTCTCCCCGCGCCCCGGCACCATTTCCCCGTGGTCGTCCAAGGCCACCGACATCGCGCACATCTGCGGCCTCGTTGATGTCCAGCGCATCGAACGCGTCATCGCCTACACCATCGACTTCGGCTCCGCCGTTCTGAACGCCGACGAACAGGCCCTCCTCCGCGCCAAGCTCCACGATCGCATGACGCAGGTTATCTTCGCCGACCTCGACGCCTGCGACGCCCTCTTCAGCCACGAGCAGCCGCGCGCCATGACGAGCGTCCCCGTCCTCGCCGAAGGCCGCGCCGCCCTCGTCGCCGCCAACACGTCCCTCGGGCTCGCCCTCGCCGACGACGAGATCGACTACCTCGTCAACGCATTCACCGGCCTCAAGCGCGACCCAAACGACATCGAGCTGATGATGTTTGCGCAGGCCAACTCCGAGCACTGCCGCCACAAGATTTTCAACGCCACCTGGGACATCGACGGACAGCTCCAAGACAAGTCGCTGTTCCAGATGATCAAGAACACCTACAACCTCCACAGCGAAGGCATCCTTTCCGCCTACAAGGACAACGCCGCCGTCATCGCTGGCACCGTCGGAGGTCGTTTCTACGTCAACCCCACAACCGGCGAATACGCCGCCCACGAGGAGCCGATCCACATTCTCTGCAAGGTCGAGACACACAACCACCCCACCGCCATCTCCCCGTGGGCCGGCGCAGCCACCGGTGCCGGCGGCGAGATCCGCGACGAGGGCGCCACCGGCCGCGGCTCCAAGCCCAAGGCGGGCCTCTCCGGTTTCACCGTATCCAATCTTAAACTACCCGGCGCCGTCCAGCCGTGGGAAAAGGATAACGGCAAACCCGGCCGCATCGTCTCCGCCCTCGACATCATGATCGACGGCCCGCTCGGTGCCGCCGCCTTCAACAACGAATTCGGCCGTCCCAATATCAACGGCTACTTCCGCACCTACGAGCAATCCGTCCCCACCGCCGACGGCACCAGCGAACTCCGTGGTTACCACAAGCCCATCATGCTCGCCGGCGGTCTCGGCAACATCCAAGAAGGCCACATCCAGAAGGGCGCGATCAACCCCGGCGACCACCTCATCGTCCTCGGCGGCCCCGCCATGTTGATCGGTCTCGGCGGCGGCGCAGCCTCCTCCATGGCCAGCGGCTCCGGCAACGAAGACCTCGATTTCGCCTCCGTCCAGCGCGACAACGCCGAGATGGAACGCCGCTGTCAGGAAGTGATTGACCGCTGCTGGGCCCTCGGCACCGACAATCCCATTTCCTTCATCCACGACGTCGGCGCCGGCGGTATTTCCAACGCTCTCCCCGAACTCGTCAACGACGGTGGACGCGGCGGCAAATTCGACTTGCGCAAAGTCCCCAACGACGAGCCCGGCATGGCTCCGCATGAGATCTGGTGCAACGAATCACAGGAGCGCTACGTCATGGCCGTGCCGCCTGCGCACATCGCCACGTTCAAAGCCCTCTGCGAACGCGAGCGCTGCCCCTTCGCCATCGTCGGCACCGCCACCGAGGAGAAAAAACTCGTCCTCACCGACCCGCATTTCAACAACACGCCCATCGATCTCCCGCTCGACGTGCTCCTCGGCAAACCGCCGCGCATGCACCGCGTCGCCAACACCCTCGCGCGTCCTCAACACGCCCTCGATCTCGGTGACATCACACTCGCCGAAGCCGTGCGCCGGGTCCTCGCCCACCCGACCGTCGCCGACAAGACGTTCCTCATTTCCATCGGCGACCGCACCGTCACCGGCCTCATCCACCGAGACCAGATGGTCGGACCGTGGCAGGTCCCCGTTGCCGATTGCGCCGTCACCGCCGCCGCCTTCGACGTTTACACTGGCGAAGCCATGTCGATGGGCGAACGCACGCCCGTCGCCGTCAACTCCGCCGCCGCCTCCGCCCGTCTCGCGGTCGGCGAAGCGTTGACCAACCTCGCCGCCGCCCAGGTCGGTGACATCGGCAAGGTCAACCTCTCCGCCAACTGGATGGCCGCCCCCGCGCTCGCCGGCGACGGCGCCGATCTCTACGCCGCCGTGAAAGCCGTCGGCATGGAACTCTGCCCCGCCCTCGGCATCACCATCCCCGTCGGCAAGGACTCCATGTCCATGAGCACCGTCTGGAAAGACGCCGCGACCGGTGAACAAAAACGCGTCACCGCGCCCACCTCGCTCATCATCTCCGCCTTCGCCGCCGTCACCGACATCCGCCTGTCGCTCACCCCGCAGCTCATCACCGACGCCGGCGCCACCGAGCTCCTCCTCATCGATCTCGGCCAGGGCAAAAACCGCATGGGTGGCTCCATCCTCGCGCAGGTCGTTTCGCAGACCGGCGAAGCCACACCCGACGTGGACAATCCGTATCACCTCAAAGGATTCTGGAACGCCATCCAGCAACTCGGCCGCGAGCAAAAGATCCTCGCCTACCACGATCGCTCCGACGGCGGACTCCTCGCGACCATCGTCGAGATGGCCTTCGCCGGCCACACCGGCATCGATCTCGAAGTCCCCGCCTCGCACAGCGCATTCTCCGCGCTCTTCAGCGAAGAACTCGGCGCCGTCATCCAGGTCCGCGCCGACGACATCGACTACGTCTCCGGCGTCCTCCGTTCCAACGGACTCAAGACCTGCGTCAGCCGCATCGGCACGCTGAACAAACACCACGCCCTCCGCGTAAAACGCGCCGGCCAGGAGATCCTCAACGAAAACCTCACCGTCCTCCGCGACGTGTGGAGCGACGTCACCCGCCGCATCGCGTCCCTCCGCGACAACCCCGCCTGCGCCGAACAGGAACACTCCCTCCGCATCGATCGCCACAACCCCGGCCTCACCCCGAAGGTCACGTTCGATTTCACCTCCGACATTGCGATTTCCGACGCCTCCCGTCCCGCCGTCGCCATCCTCCGCGAACAAGGCGTCAACGGCGAAGTCGAGATGGCCGCCGCCTTTACCCGCGCCGGCTTCAAAGCGGTCGATGTCCACATGACCGACATCATCGAAGGCCGCATCAGCCTCCGCGATTTCCGCGGACTCGCCGCCTGCGGCGGATTCAGTTACGGTGACGTCCTCGGCGCCGGCGAAGGCTGGGCCAAGAGCATTCTGTTCAACCCCCGAGCCCGCGCAGAATTCGAGGCGTTCTTCGCCCGCGAAGACACCTTCGCCCTCGGCGTGTGCAACGGCTGCCAGATGATGAGCAACCTCCACAGCATCATCCCCGGCGCCGAAGGCTGGCCGCGCTTCGTGCAAAACCAGTCCGAGCGTTTCGAAGCCCGCGTCGCCTCCGTGAAAATCGAGAAGAGCCCGAGCATCTTCTTCAAAGGCATGGAAGGCTCCGTCCTCCCCATCGCCATCGCCCACGGCGAAGGTTTCGCCGAATTCACATCCGCCACCGCAGCCGACGCCTTCAGCGATTCCGGCCTGGTCTCAGGACGCTTCGTGGACAACCACCACAAGGTCACTCAGCACTACCCGCTCAACCCGAACGGCAGCCCGCACGGCATCACCGCGCTCACCACCAAGACCGGCCGCGTCACCATCCTGATGCCGCACCCCGAGCGCGTCTTCCGCAGCGTGCAACACAGCTGGGCCCCGAAGTCCTGGATCGCCAACAGCGACAACAGCCCCTGGCTCCGCCTCTTCCAAAACGCCCGCACCTGGGTTGGCTAA
- the menD gene encoding 2-succinyl-5-enolpyruvyl-6-hydroxy-3-cyclohexene-1-carboxylic-acid synthase, which produces MTPLDFRNTNALWCSVLAETLVRCGVTQAVISPGSRSTPLTMALARHPGVEAVPVLDERSAAFFALGLAKQKGRPVVLVCTSGTAGANYYPAVIEAHESGVPLIVITADRPAEMRDCSSGQTIDQQKLFGGFVTFYHELAVPQADVTLLRYLRQTVVHATDRALRGPVHLNAPFRDPLPPIADETAKALESHDWEAFFTEFLAPKPEPFMGVTLPHKGRGIVIAGPAQSTDAEAWSEAVWRFAKQRGWPVLADALNPLRSHASHETTMITAYDAILRSGTMAEKLKPDFIVCVENWPTSKVLRTWIDGLGVPVLLLTASDRNGDALHAPTRWVRCGIEDVLSAPAGDIAADVRTYTAVWGAAERAARRVIDASMADAAAFEGRIVWELAQKLPGGTPLFIANSMPVRDAEYFWPANDRELRVFVNRGANGIDGTLSTAMGVAHGNAPAVLLTGDLALLHDANGFLSVPRFNGSLTIVLVNNNGGGIFNHLPIAQFEQEFEKYWATPQSVDFARLCAAYGVSHTLVADAASLAEIAVKLPVRGVRVLEVCTDRNQDAAFRKKLFADVAAALG; this is translated from the coding sequence ATGACGCCTCTGGATTTTCGCAATACCAACGCTTTGTGGTGCAGCGTGCTGGCGGAAACGCTGGTTCGCTGCGGAGTGACGCAAGCGGTGATTTCGCCCGGTTCGCGGTCGACTCCGCTGACGATGGCGCTGGCCAGGCATCCGGGCGTCGAAGCCGTTCCGGTGCTCGATGAGCGGTCGGCGGCGTTTTTTGCACTCGGGCTGGCCAAACAAAAAGGCCGTCCCGTGGTGCTGGTGTGCACCAGCGGCACGGCGGGGGCCAACTATTATCCGGCGGTGATCGAGGCGCATGAAAGCGGCGTGCCCCTGATCGTGATCACGGCGGACCGTCCGGCGGAGATGCGCGACTGCTCGTCGGGACAGACCATCGACCAGCAAAAACTCTTTGGCGGCTTTGTGACGTTTTACCACGAGTTAGCCGTGCCGCAGGCCGACGTGACGCTGTTGCGTTATCTGCGCCAGACGGTGGTGCATGCGACGGATCGGGCGCTGCGCGGCCCGGTTCACTTGAACGCTCCGTTTCGTGACCCGCTGCCTCCGATTGCGGACGAAACGGCCAAGGCGCTGGAGTCGCACGATTGGGAGGCATTCTTCACGGAGTTTCTGGCGCCGAAGCCGGAGCCTTTCATGGGCGTGACGCTGCCGCACAAAGGGCGCGGCATCGTGATCGCGGGCCCGGCGCAATCCACGGATGCGGAGGCTTGGAGCGAAGCGGTCTGGCGCTTTGCGAAGCAACGCGGCTGGCCGGTGCTCGCGGATGCGTTGAACCCGTTGCGGTCGCACGCCTCGCACGAGACGACGATGATCACGGCTTACGATGCGATTCTGCGTTCGGGCACGATGGCGGAAAAACTGAAGCCTGACTTTATCGTGTGTGTTGAAAACTGGCCGACCAGCAAAGTGCTGCGCACGTGGATCGACGGCCTTGGCGTGCCGGTGCTGCTGCTGACCGCGAGCGATCGCAATGGCGATGCGCTCCATGCGCCGACGCGTTGGGTGCGCTGCGGCATCGAGGATGTCTTGAGCGCTCCGGCGGGCGACATCGCGGCCGATGTTCGCACCTACACGGCGGTGTGGGGCGCAGCGGAACGCGCGGCGCGGCGGGTGATCGACGCAAGCATGGCGGATGCGGCCGCTTTCGAGGGACGCATCGTATGGGAACTCGCGCAAAAACTGCCGGGCGGGACGCCGTTGTTTATCGCGAACAGCATGCCGGTGCGCGATGCCGAGTATTTCTGGCCGGCGAATGACCGGGAGTTGCGAGTCTTCGTGAATCGCGGGGCCAACGGCATCGATGGAACGCTCTCGACCGCAATGGGCGTGGCCCACGGCAATGCGCCTGCTGTGCTGCTCACCGGTGACCTCGCGTTGCTGCATGATGCGAACGGCTTTCTGTCGGTGCCTCGTTTCAATGGTTCGCTGACCATCGTGCTGGTGAACAATAATGGCGGCGGAATTTTTAATCATCTGCCGATCGCGCAATTCGAGCAGGAGTTCGAAAAATATTGGGCGACTCCGCAGTCAGTTGATTTTGCGCGGCTCTGCGCGGCTTACGGCGTGAGTCACACGCTGGTCGCGGATGCGGCCTCGCTGGCGGAGATCGCGGTCAAACTGCCGGTGCGCGGCGTGCGGGTGCTGGAAGTTTGCACCGATCGCAACCAAGACGCGGCGTTTCGCAAAAAGCTGTTTGCGGACGTCGCCGCGGCGTTGGGTTGA